From a region of the Besnoitia besnoiti strain Bb-Ger1 chromosome I, whole genome shotgun sequence genome:
- a CDS encoding putative GTP-binding protein (encoded by transcript BESB_008460), with product MQRIKEIEAEMARTQKNKATEHHLGGLKAKLARLRSQLLEAPKGGGGGKGDGFDVARQGDARVCMIGFPSVGKSTLLNSLTATSSQPRAYEFTTLCCQPSVFYVNNAKIQLLDLPGIIEGAAEGRGRGRQVIAVAHSCDLILVVLDATKDDRQKELLTRELEAVGIRLNKRRPNISLRIKKGGGLTVNFIVPCPRLNLKTVQQILQEYRIFNADVVVREDCSADDFIDVVEGNRKYVRCIFVYNKIDMLPLNEIDQIARKPHSVVISSGALWNLEQLKERIWEELGIARVYTKRKGQFPDFEDPVVMTEQRGPCTVETAVSMIHKELLKDFKFALVWGSSAKHNPQHVGLSHQLADEDVLQIFKRI from the exons ATGCAGAGGATCAAGGAGATCGAGGCCGAAATGGCCCGCACGCAGAAGAACAAAGCCACAGAG CATCACCTTGGCGGTTTGAAGGCGAAGCTCGCACGGCTGCGTTCTCAGTTGCTAGAAGCGCcgaagggcggcggaggcgggaaaGGCGACGGCTTTGATGTCGCGAG gcagggagacgcgcgcgtgtgcatgATTGGCTTTCCGTCTGTCGGAAAGTCCACGCTGCTCAACTCGCTGACCGCGACGTCTTCGCAGCCGA GGGCGTACGAGTTTACCACACTGTGCTGTCAACCGTCGGTGTTCTACGTGAACAACGCGAAGATTCAGCTCCTCGATCTCCCCGGTATCatcgaaggcgccgcggaaggccgcggTCGTGGGCGACAG GTCATCGCCGTTGCGCACAGCTGCGACTTAATTCTCGTCGTACTCGACGCGACAAAGGACGATCGTCAGAAAGAGCTCCTAACCAG GGAACTTGAGGCCGTGGGCATCCGCCTGAACAAACGACGTCCCAAT atCTCCCTCCGCATCAAGAAGGGTGGCGGCTTGACTGTGAACTTCATCGTGCCATGCCCGCGG CTGAATCTCAAGACGGTTCAACAGATTCTTCAGGAGTATCGCATTTTCAATGCCGACGTCGTTGTGCGAGAAGACTGCAGT GCGGACGACTTCATCGACGTCGTGGAGGGCAACAGAAAATACGTTCGCTGCATCTTCGTTTACAACAAGATCGATATGCTCCCTCTCAACGAAATTGATCAGATTGCGAGGAA GCCGCACAGCGTTGTCatcagcagcggcgcgctctgGAACCTCGAGCAGCTGAAGGAGCGCATCTGGGAGGAACTTGGCATCGCCCGCGTCTACACCAAGCGAAAGGGCCAGTTTCCCGACTTCGAGGACCCTGTCGTCATGACAGAACAACGAG GCCCGTGCACGGTCGAGACCGCTGTGTCGATGATTCACAAG GAGCTTCTGAAGGACTTCAAGTTCGCTCTGGTGTGGGGTAGCAGCGCGAAGCACAATCCGCAGCACGTTGGCCTGA GTCACCAGCTCGCGGACGAGGACGTGCTGCAGATCTTTAAACGCATCTGA
- a CDS encoding hypothetical protein (encoded by transcript BESB_008470): MSQATPQGVEASMPQQAEGCLGASDLPTLKATNGGKKKAEGSAKTKSPKVSTASAARLVIQRVETAILVIDAGPPEQQVSIGAGLVVYVCFLKEASVGTVAELVDLLFRADLLCLPNEDGSANRKVCLAQFPQDVDLLVVPQASLAGRLKANALQFHSLAPKPEAQELYRRFIEDLRAKAQAEAARVPGRKLRVEAGVYGNLQRLTFSSPGPFTTCIEI; encoded by the exons ATGAGCcaagcgacgccgcagggcgtTGAGGCGTCGATGCCTCAACAGGCAGAAggctgcctcggcgccaGCGACCTACCGACGCTGAAAGCAACGAACGggggaaagaagaaagcagaggGAAGCGCGAAGACCAAGAGTCCCAAAGTCAGCAcggcctctgctgctcgTCTCGTCATTCAGCGCGTGG AGACCGCCATACTGGTAATCGACGCAGGACCCCCCGAGCAACAG GTTTCCATCGGCGCCGGCCTGGTGGTGTACGTCTGCTTCCTCAAGGAGG CGTCTGTAGGCACGGTCGCGGAGCTCGTTGACCTGCTGTTCAGAGCCGATCTTCTGTGCCTCCCCAACGAAGACGGCAGCGCG aACCGCAAAGTGTGTCTGGCGCAGTTCCCGCAAGACGTAGACCTCCTGGTCGTGCCCCAGGCGTCGCTGGCAGGCCGCCTGAAGGCCAACGCGCTCCA GTTCCATTCGCTCGCGCCGAAGCCtgaggcgcaggagctgTATCGCCGATTCATTGAGGACCTCCGTGCAAAG gcgcaggctgAGGCGGCTCGCGTCCCAGGACGCAAGTTGCGCGTCGAGGCGGGTGTCTACG GCAATCTCCAGCGTCTGACGTTCTCCTCTCCGGGTCCGTTCACGACGTGTATCGAAATTTAA
- a CDS encoding hypothetical protein (encoded by transcript BESB_008480), producing the protein MAEPEEVNSSSFTSSPSASPSSSSLRSSSVASGVSSPPSSDSSRLHQGVSWSSPLPTRLPLRVHDAPPDFAQLSEEVKAFEAALVAFLGAAAAAVGAASRALAASRGKKPYEPQRPSASAAASPPRREASEAASLAAAAPACKRAVGGAAREGEALVQRLEALCASVRRLPLSAEDAVARGTAATALAREAEEDGSRMARMQREKKVKTLVAKKAAAGFLSLHELAMQLIPVLEALEQGDRTTASSSAEASRAPTSQLTAAFAATLDASILRPLVEAVAPAIALLMQVCYQLQGLYRPRQSPGEQRPKSAAEAEESTARRSSASARAAAPASSTPPEASPSFLSFLFGGSLVPAVRLLSLATVRESAGSLLPVLGLLRLALTHGWTTHVLAVRDASAAAALAASGAFSGAAEAASTRPAAHDILARCVLQPIPRVRGELPCGVVLGIAIHELLQLVLGSGRGAEVASPRRRAVPVHRAAVALALQCLYTSADIFDIPIASAARGPATAGAAGEAGEAASGDAETPGSPDSRRDARGPSNREDDTRRQWTRAILIQFYPGVVTAVAAFLSHAEQPPRSLALALLVLARWIWSLLQLDSDAKSKSARVASSSPDGGGGASSGTPRADTPEGDAAEEAEARSATLSARLRCLKHLAKDYTLQVERRWPRASLRPFLAADEGDASAADGGEAEAEAEARSHIGRVFGFSLLQDLQLQQQRRAEGDVSRARRKTCAERQLRATVLEAAKHTSEKMETLLSSASPLPLSDWRVRLGRIYLAASLVGGCRTLLTAKCTYAAVEVLLQALADEQQDLAQTAESALLRRRLWLPFSFSLSPFLSFFSTSSPAIARSPAGVSSSSPCPASPAPAPPSWRRQGDAWISELLSADAAAESVASAPLCTLSSPSTSQEPQVASPQPSPPACAPSVCCAWSLCAAALPPAVEDSAIVGSLKLHFISALEEAARSALAVAPGARDPSSPLLPLFSVASGSAGGSPSTRLRLQRLLQRELMNVGGHLRVMAVCGDVFEAGGCSAWGRPHRAAVSPPAAPPPDAAEERAGSGDSGIDAEGQGVASVPSSAWLLPSERVLWAVLQLSVAHPEVLHQRMRHHGLLEARASLAGAAADSEGVPGRPEALLLLPAQLRALQEDPLSAQFLPTSAKLKRLAARKVLRPRGETGAGVSRHDAQSAAPADDSRVASASAPGWPGCERKAAPAPHGMAPCGSCRSFARAQLRRSVCLCRCASSSTAAAEAGAEARAGEETGLLESSLLEDGSEAGDQQLEEDLEAHLVLPALAGAGGDEALGRQLRETLEALTAVLPSPSRAALFTDLLTTLAAPPSSTASLPNALRLVPPSHVSAACDSSSALRRSAQGAGCVAGTERGNGDRRHTAEPAIVHEAGGKVGELNGGRTEEAEGAGLPAWLRRASSTQPSARAFPRESPGASVPARVETLGLESERLAAFARDVGSVSPLAASPLGFLLLLRAGALFALSAGLRAGLLVRWHAPELRRRGEVSTAREIRMDAEDEAESAARAAVALAPANATHPVEPEGESGARESTAHAAARALPSCERFWCRAGARARAIGSASASSFFTLEQIEALVDGLLEANLLAPSDVSAEALAAAVARQVSDALADDAGTDDAGTDDAGTGDARANARDASCGGGGRKGSLADAPIGAGVPRRQAKADGETCATQPLACGAPRGSPDPGNAPSVGSEPPMRERAPLRSDACTGEEEEASAGKREHTAEGVSAIAAGPSPAQEARRLAELRRRAAVRREMSAQQLTRALLPLARALVSFYRILLLRCLSLALQFLGEVGGAGRMAKVLPFLLFPLYRHLGSHTSRGVAAAAYFALLSLHSALSAPRLGAPVSPAPSSPGPSLDRLGCGASRSAQSRLSGASPKSPVGCLLSLHGDLLIEAVAESLHQLPASGTSSLAPSVGSFHVVGSVDSRKMTESDTASLLTALVAFAPPTMLPALSDLIGLLLQRQYQQKEAQLRRVLARLSFSFFSSVSPPPAAAAGSRAGEGEIGALDDETDARTPLWLLRVLAALAFLLTRRVSEDRTARRQRERERRRSRLPPFEASQQSLAAGAQPLAASVGALQSASRRERWGGDCFRGLPPRFPPPFAWLLSPARLRREREKEQLLATRAASGTGAGAGKEAAQSDASSLGATSVNAGERDMPLCSLDEDADVDQEEDVLSGDGDGEEAEERDGDAESVVSATVDEELFVKEMKEAAERGHDADVRDVLEKWKAKLLSVQQRQATRQRKQQEAEKTRKATARILKPRKGWAQLGEYGSLRLHATRILMRVRLLLHTDPRPAAAVYIHLTMLRCIYVLTTRKRELLPRIHELWPSLLPSLRAAAPLSVLVTTLAIVTLMATSAGSFVRERFASDVLPPLLHRLQSHPQPAGERDEESRSDQFKFEYAWLSLLLVLAAPTPSFSTSFLASVLGEILFSSCFCLHRSAAPALQAQAQKLLHRLNCVNTQTPLFVVSSLAELSARAASPAASPRSESSSAPLASDRLLRLVSFCTAARGLVSHAQWEAVARSASATLLEEVKAEMSEDQRWHFLGGDEAAAPGTNRDGRGTPADDSQAPEDLTQRGDGAGAAAEETSQAEADEETDEAAAARARWARRRHSGWMQRSILMFDYELLGEQFLREQADAEEDAKLQDILKRMATRPAHSPAASN; encoded by the exons ATGGCGGAACCTGAGGAGGTCAACTCCTCTTCCTTTACatcttctccttctgcctctccgtcttcctcttctctccgttCTTCTTCAGTTGCATCTGGTGTTTCTTCTCCCCCTTCCTCTGActcctctcgcctgcatcAAGGTGTCTCATGGAGTTCGCCTCTGCCGACCCGCTTGCCCCTGCGGGTTCACGACGCACCGCCAGACTTTGCGCAGCTCTCTGAGGAGGTAAAGGCCTTCGAGGCAGCTCTCGTGgccttcctcggcgccgcagctgctgcagtggGAGCCGCATCGCGTGCGCTTGCCGCCAGTCGAGGGAAGAAGCCCTACGAGCCTCAGCggccttctgcctccgccgctgcctccccgccgcggcgtgagGCCTCAgaagccgcctcgctcgccgccgccgcgcccgcatgCAAGCGCGCAgtcggaggcgcggcgcgagaaggcgaggctcttgtccagcgcctcgaggctcTCTGTGCCAgcgtgcgtcgccttccgctttCCGCGGAAGATGCAGTCGCCCGCGGGACGGCTGCCACCGccctggcgcgcgaggcggaggaggacgggtCGCGGATGGCGCGTatgcagcgcgagaagaaggtgAAGACGCTggtggcgaagaaggcggcggctggttttctctccctgcaCGAACTTGCGATGCAGTTGATTCCAGtcctggaggcgctggagcaggGCGACCGGACGACTGCCAGCTcctcggcggaggcctcacgcgcgccgacgtcgcAGCTGACTGCCGCGTTTGCCGCGACGCTTGACGCCTCCATCTTGCGTCCGCTTGTCGAGGCCGTTGCGCCAGCCATCGCCTTGCTGATGCAGGTGTGCTACCAACTTCAGGGCCTCTACAGGCCGCGGCAAAGTCCCGGCGAGCAGAGGCCGaagtctgcggcggaggcggaagaatcgactgcgcggcgaagctccgcctctgcgcgcgccgcggcgccggcgtcgtctACGCCCCCAGAGGCGTCTCCATCGTTTCTGTCGTTCCTTTTTGGCGGCTCCCTGGTGCCCGCGGtgcggctgctgtcgctcgcgaccgtccgcgagagcgccggcAGTCTGCTTCCAGTTCtcgggctcctccgcctcgccctgacCCATGGCTGGACGACTCACgtgctcgccgtccgcgacgcctccgccgccgccgcgctggctgccAGCGGCGCATTTTCTGgggcggctgaggccgcgTCGACGCGCCCTGCGGCTCACGATATCTTGGCTCGCTGCGTCCTGCAGCCGATCCCCCGCgttcgcggcgagctgccctgtggcgtcgtcctcggcaTCGCGATccacgagctgctgcagctcgtccTTGGGTCGGGGCGCGGTGCCGaagtcgcctcgccgcggcggcgggcggttCCTGTCCaccgcgcggccgtcgcacTCGCGCTGCAGTGTCTGTATACTTCGGCAGACATCTTTGACATTCCGatcgcgtctgccgcccgAGGACCTGCGACTGCCggtgcggcgggcgaggctggggaggccgccagcggcgacgcggaaactCCAGGATCGCCAGactcgaggcgcgacgcccgTGGGCCTTCGAACCGCGAAGACGACACTCGGCGGCAGTGGACGCGGGCGATCTTGATTCAGTTCTACCCCGGTGTAGTGACTGCCGTGGCCGCGTTCCTCTCTCACGCCGAGCAGCCACCGCGGTCGCTAGCGCTCGCCTTGCTGGTTCTTGCGCGGTGGATCTGGTCACTGCTGCAGTTAGATTCTGACGCGAAATCGAAGTCTGCTCGCGTGGCCTCCTCAAGTCCTGACGGGGGGGGTGGCGCGAGCTCGGgcacgcctcgcgcagacacgccggagggcgacgccgcagaggaggcggaggcgcgctcggcgacgctctcggcgcggctgcgttgcCTCAAGCACCTCGCGAAGGACTACACGCTGCAGGTGGAGCGACGAtggccgcgggcgtcgttGCGTCCGTTTCTCGCGGCTGATGAGGGCGatgcgagcgcggcggacggcggcgaagcggaagcagaagcggaggcgcgcagtcATATCGGGAGAGTGTTTGGATTCTCACTGCTGCAAGATCTTCAGCTCCAGcaacagaggcgcgccgaaggagacgtctcgcgcgcgaggaggaaaactTGCGCCGAGCGACAGCTGCGAGCGACGGTGCTCGAGGCAGCAAAACACACTTCCGAAAAGATGGAG ACTCTGCTgagctccgcgtcgccgcttccgctGTCAGActggcgcgtgcgtctcggcCGCATCTacctcgcggcgagcctcgtcggcggctgtCGGACGCTCTTGACCGCGAAGTGTACGTACGCCGCGGTCGAAGTCCTCCTCCAGGCGCTTGCAGACGAGCAACAAGACCTCGCGCAAACCGCAGAGtcggcgctgcttcgccgccgcctctggctccccttctccttttctctgtctccgtttctctcctttttttCGACGTCGTCGCCAGCGATCGCCCGTTCGCCAGCTGGtgtctcttcctcttcgccttgtcCGGCATCTCCGgcacctgcgccgccctcttgGCGTCGTCAAGGAGACGCCTGGATTTCTGAGTTGCTCTcggcagacgctgcggccgagtctgtcgcgtctgcgcccctTTGCACGCTGTCTTCTCCTTCTACATCGCAGGAGCCGCAGGtcgcgtcgcctcagccgtcgccgcctgcgtgtgcgccaTCTGTGTGTTGCGCCtggtctctctgcgccgcagcgcttcCGCCAGCTGTGGAAGACTCGGCAATCGTCGGGAGTCTCAAGCTCCACTTCATTTCCGCGTTGGAGGAGGCTGCACGGTCGGCCCTCGCCGTGGCacctggcgcgcgcgacccgtcgtcgcccttgCTACCCCTCTTCTCTGTGGCGAGTGGCTCGGCCGGAGGGAGCCCCTCGACGCGCCTCAGGCTTCAGCGGCTTCTCCAGAGAGAACTCATGAACGTCGGCGGCCACCTTCGCGTCATGGCGGTTTGCGGCGACGTGTTTGAAGCCGGCGGGTGTTCCGCTTGGGGACGTCCTCATCGCGCTGCAGTCtccccgcctgccgcgccgcctccagatGCCGCTGAAGAGCGCGCGGGCTCCGGCGACAGTGGCATCGACGCAGAGGGCCAAGGAGTCGCTTCCGTCCCGAGCAGTGCGTGGCTGTTGCCATCCGAGCGCGTGCTGTGGGCGGTGCTGCAGCTGTCGGTGGCCCACCCCGAGGTGCTGCACCAGCGCATGCGGCACCACgggctgctggaggcgcgcgcgagcctcgcgggcgcggccgccgactcTGAGGGGGTGCCCGGGCGCCCCGAGGCCCTGCTGCTCCTTcccgcgcagctccgcgcgctgcaggaagACCCGCTCTCCGCCCAGTTCCTACCCACGTCGGCGAAgctgaagcgcctcgcggcccgcAAAgtcctgcgcccgcgcggcgagacgggcgcgggGGTGTCGCGCcacgacgcgcagagcgccgcgccggcagacgaTTCACGcgtggcctctgcgtcggcacCGGGCTGGCCAGGTTGCGAAAGGAAGGCGGCACCGGCGCCCCATGGAATGGCTCCCTGCggaagctgccgcagcttcgcccgtgcgcagctgcgccgctctgtctgtctctgtcgctgcgcctcgtcatccacggccgcggctgaggcgggagccgaggcgcgcgccggcgaggagacggggcTGCTGGAGTCGTCGCTCCTCGAGGACGGctcggaggcgggcgaccaGCAGCTCGAAGAGGATCTCGAGGCGCATCTTGTCctgccggcgctcgcgggcgcggggggcgacgaggcgttGGGGCGACAGCTGCGGGAGACACTCGAGGCGCTCACGGCcgtgctgccgtcgccctcgcgagcTGCGCTCTTCACAGACCTACTGACGACTCTTgcggctccgccgtcgtcgacggcgagcctGCCAAATGCCTTGCGCTTGGTGCCTCCATCGCATGtttccgcggcctgcgactCCAGTTCGGCgttgcggcgaagcgcccaAGGCGCGGGTTGCGTCGCaggcacagagagaggaaacggtGACCGGCGGCACACCGCAGAGCCCGCCATCGTCcacgaggcaggcggcaaGGTCGGTGAGCTGAACGGGGGAAGAaccgaggaggcagaaggcgccggcctccccgcctggctgcgccgcgcctcctccactcAGCCCTCTGCACGCGCCTTTCCGCGCGAATCTCCTGGGGCCTCTGTGCCTGCGCGTGTGGAGACGCTTGGCCTGGAGTctgagcgcctcgctgcctttGCCCGCGACGTGGGCAGCGtgtcgccgctcgctgcgtcgccgctgggcttcttgctgctgctccgcgcgggcgccctcttcgccctctccgcgggcctgcgcgcAGGGCTGCTCGTCCGCTGGCACGCGCCGGAGCTCcgcaggagaggcgaggTTTCCACGGCGCGAGAGATTCGAAtggacgcggaagacgaagcagagtCTGCCGCGAGAGCTGCCGTAGCACTCGCGCCTGCCAACGCGACGCACCCCGTGGAGCCGGAGGGAGAGAGTGGCGCACGCGAATCtacggcgcatgcagcggcccGCGCTTTGCCTTCCTGCGAGCGCTTCTGGTGCCGCGCGGGAGCTCGCGCACGGGCGATcggctccgcgtctgcctcttcgttcTTCACGTTGGAGCAGATTGAAGCTCTTGTCGACGGGCTGCTCGAAGCGAACCTCCTGGCGCCCTCCGAcgtctccgcggaggcgctggccgccgccgtggcgcgTCAGGTTAgtgacgcgctcgccgacgacgcaggcacagacgacgcaggcacagacgacgcaggcaccggcgacgcacgcgccaacgccagagacgccagttgtggaggaggcggccgaaAGGGCTCGCTTGCTGACGCGCCCATCGGCGCTGGGGTGCCCAGACGCCAGGCGAAGGCCGACGGCGAAACGTGCGCGACGCAGCCCTTGGCCTGCGGGGCCCCGCGCGGGTCACCGGACCCCGGAAACGCGCCCTCGGTGGGCTCTGAGCCGCCGATGCGGGAGCGTGCTCCTCTGCGTTCAGACGCCTGCActggggaggaggaggaagcctcTGCGGGGAAGCGCGAGCACACGGCGGAGGGTGTCTCAGCCATCGCAGCAGggccgtcgccagcgcaggaggcgcgtaGGCTCGCGGAGCTTCGCCGAAGGGCGGCGGTGCGACGGGAGATGTCGGCTCAGCAGCTTACGCGCGCTCTcctgccgctcgcccgcgcacTAGTCAGCTTCTACCGGATTCTGTTGCTTCGGTGTCTcagcctcgcgctgcagttTCTGGGGGAAGTCGGTGGCGCCGGCCGTATGGCGAAGGTCCTACCCTTCTTGCTTTTTCCGCTGTACAGACACCTGGGCAGCCACACGAGCCGcggggtcgcggccgcggcgtacTTTGCTCTTCTTTCGCTCCACAGCGCCTTGAGCGCGCCTCGCCTAGGtgcgcctgtctcgcctgcgccgtcgtcgccaggcCCTTCTCTTGATCGCCTGGGATGCGGTGCCTCGCGTTCGGCGCAGTCGCGGCTGTCGGGAGCGTCTCCGAAGTCGCCTGTCGGCtgcctcctgtctcttcaCGGGGATCTCTTGATCGAAGCAGTCGCTGAGTCTCTGCACCAGCTCCCGGCCTCGGGGACTTCGTCCCTCGCACCGAGCGTTGGGTCGTTTCACGTCGTCGGCTCTGTCGACTCTCGCAAGATGACTGAGAGCGACACAGCGTCGCTGCTCACTGCTCTGgtggccttcgcgccgccgacgatgCTGCCGGCTCTGTCGGATTTGATTGgcctccttctgcagcgccagtaccagcagaaagaggcgcagctccgccgcgtgctcgcgcgcctctccttttcgtttttctcctcagtatccccgccgcccgcggccgcggccggctcacgcgcaggcgagggggAGATAGGTGCCCTCGACGATGAGACCgacgcgcgcacgccgctgtGGCTGCTGCGGGTGCTTGCCGCGCTGGCCTTCCTCCTCACCAGGCGCGTCTCTGAGGACCGAacggcgcgtcgccagcgcgagagagagcggcgacggtcgcgcctgccgcccttCGAGGCCTCTCAGCAgtcgctcgctgccggcgcccaaccgctcgctgcgtcggtcggcgcgctgcagtcgGCTTCGCGCCGGGAGCGGTGGGGGGGGGACTGTTTCCGTGGCCTGCCACCTCGCTTCCCACCTCCCTTCGCCTGGCTTCTGAGTccggcgcggctgaggcgcgagcgcgagaaggagcagcTTCTGGcaacgcgcgcggcctcaggcacaggggcgggcgccggcaagGAAGCAGCACAGAGCGACGCCAGTTCGCTTGGCGCTACTAGCGTgaacgcaggcgagcgcgacatGCCGCTATGTTCACTCGATGAAGATGCAGACGTTGACCAGGAGGAGGATGTGCTGAGCGGCGatggcgacggagaggaggccgaggagagGGACGGTGATGCGGAAAGTGTAGTCAGCGCGACAGTGGACGAGGAGCTCTTTGTAAAAGAGAtgaaggaggccgcggaacGGGGTCACGACGCCGACGTGAGAGACGTGCTGGAGAAGTGGAAGGCGAAGCTCCTTTCTGTGCAACAGCGGCAGGCcacgaggcagcggaagcaacaggaggcagagaaaacgcggaaaGCGACCGCCAGGATCTTGAAGCCGCGGAAGGGCTGGGCCCAGCTCGGCGAATACGGAAGTCTGCGCCTGCACGCAACTCGAATTCTTAtgcgcgttcgccttctgctgcacaCGGATCCACGACCCGCCGCagcggtgtacatacacttgACCATGCTTCGCTGTATCTACGTCCTCACTACTCGAAAACGCGAACTGCTGCCTCGCATCCACGAG CTCTGGCCCTCCCTCCTGCCGTCGCTgagggccgcggcgccgctctccgtccTCGTCACCACGCTCG CCATCGTGACGCTCATGGCGACCAGTGCCGGGAGTTTTGTGCGCGAACG TTTTGCTTCGGacgtgctgccgccgcttcttcaccGCCTTCAGAGTCACCCGCagcccgccggcgagcgcgacgaggaaaGCAGATCTGACCAGTTTAA GTTCGAGTACGcgtggctgtcgctgctgctggtgctcgcagcgccgacgccctCGTTTTCGACTTCGTTCCTCGCGTCAGTCCTCGGCGAAATTCTCTTCTCTTCATGCTTCTGCCTGCACCGCTCGGCCGCCCCGGCGctccaggcgcaggcgcagaagctCCTCCACCGCCTCAACTGCGTCAACACGCAGACA CCTCTGTTCGTCGTCTCGAGCCTCGCGGAGCTtagcgcgcgcgcggcgtcgcctgcggcctctccgcgttcggagtcctcgtccgcgccgctcgcttcaGATCGCCTCCTGCGACTTGTCAGCTTCTgcaccgcggcgcgcggcctggtGTCGCATGCGCAGTGGGAagccgtcgcgcgcagcgcctccgcgacgcttCTCGAGGAAGTCAAGGCTGAGATGAGTGAAGATCAGCGCTGGCAtttcctcggcggcgacgaggcagccgccCCGGGCACCAATCGCGACGGCCGTGGGACGCCAGCGGACgactcgcaggcgccagaaGACTtgacgcagcgcggcgacggcgctggagccgctgcagaggaaacgTCGCAGgctgaagcagacgaggagacggacgaggcggccgcggcgcgtgcgcgctggGCACGTCGGAGGCACAGCGGGTGGATGCAGCGCTCCATACTGATGTTTGACTACGAGCTGCTGGGCGAACAGTTCTTGAGGGAGCAagcggacgccgaggaagacgcgaagtTGCAGGACATTCTGAAGCGAATGGCAACGCGGCCAGCGCactcgccggcagcgagtAACTAG
- a CDS encoding RNA-binding protein 8A family protein (encoded by transcript BESB_008490): MADVDMTADRRSVSLSKSRKQKGRGLKEGGRESDGRYSGDAGVFERLEEKKNGATKRDSDRAKGPGPARSVEGWIIVVRNLHEEAQEEDLHENFESFGQIKNLHLNLDRRTGFVKGYAFIEYETYDEAEAAIKGMDSQQLLGQPVFVDWAFSQPPAEKKRR, from the exons ATGGCGGACGTTGATATGACAGCTGACAGACGCTCGGTCTCTCTGTCAAAGAGCCGGAAGCAGAAG GGCCGCGGCCTGAAggaaggcggccgcgagagcgacggccgctacagcggcgacgccggcgtcttcgagaggctcgaggagaagaagaacggcgCCACGAAACGCGACTCGGACCGAGCGAAGGGCCCCGGACCCGCGCGCT CCGTCGAGGGTTGGATAATCGTGGTCCGGAATCTGCACGAAGAGGCACAGGAGGAAGATCTCCACGAGAACTTTGAGTCCTTCG GCCAGATCAAAAATCTGCATTTGAACCTCGATCGCCGAACGGGTTTCGTGAAGGGCTACGCCTTCATTGAGTACGAGACGtacgacgaggcagaagcagctATCAAGG GCATGGAcagccagcagctgctgggACAGCCGGTGTTCGTCGACTGGGCGTTCAgccagccgccggcggagaagaagcgccgctgA